The Urbifossiella limnaea genome has a window encoding:
- a CDS encoding ArnT family glycosyltransferase, which produces MSLAPVLLVGWCAALFLYGLGAGPLYRTESLRAIIGAECLRGHWVYPVLHGEPFLTKPPGHYAAIGLASLPTGRVTEVTARLPSAIAATVSVLLMAGLFRRVLGDRAGLLAGLLVPCSILWLDKAPSAEIDMTLVGWVTAALILFHRALEAGERPSPGFLAASLLCVAAGTLTKWTAPAFFALTAVPILAWRRQLQLLVGWPFLAATLVAVAVVAGWAALVTQQVGWDALADTVRKEAAYRFAPKSAAKGYPWSEVLTYPLLVWAAHLPLSLFALRTLRRGFAARWDDRGRLLLAFLHCWAWPNLLFWALVPNHNVRYALPVSPALMGLGVMGLLDWWCARSASGRRERAVSERVDDARQQPAHAGRSPAVLLAAFLALWLAAKVVFVEVVVPRRTAGRDAEATAAALREYVPAGEPLYLLKLKDEGVLFYYGRPSRKLSSPAQLPQGAHVALIEAEWREWEANRTGELVRWMYDQQGDPLILARVLPP; this is translated from the coding sequence TTGTCGCTCGCCCCGGTCCTCCTGGTGGGGTGGTGTGCGGCGCTGTTCCTCTACGGCCTCGGTGCCGGGCCGCTGTACCGCACCGAATCGCTCCGCGCCATCATCGGCGCCGAGTGCCTCCGCGGGCACTGGGTGTACCCCGTCCTCCACGGCGAGCCGTTCCTTACGAAGCCGCCCGGCCACTACGCCGCCATCGGCCTCGCGTCGCTCCCCACCGGCCGCGTCACCGAGGTGACGGCACGATTGCCTTCGGCCATCGCTGCAACGGTGAGCGTGTTGCTGATGGCGGGGCTGTTCCGCCGCGTGCTCGGCGACCGGGCCGGGTTGCTCGCGGGGCTCCTCGTCCCATGCTCGATCCTCTGGCTCGACAAGGCGCCGAGCGCCGAGATCGACATGACGTTGGTCGGCTGGGTGACCGCGGCACTCATTCTGTTTCACCGGGCACTCGAAGCCGGCGAGCGGCCGTCCCCGGGCTTCCTGGCCGCGTCGCTCCTGTGCGTCGCTGCCGGCACCCTGACGAAGTGGACCGCTCCGGCGTTCTTCGCCCTCACCGCCGTGCCGATTCTCGCGTGGCGCAGGCAACTGCAGCTCCTCGTCGGCTGGCCGTTCCTCGCTGCTACCCTCGTCGCGGTCGCAGTCGTGGCCGGGTGGGCAGCACTCGTGACGCAGCAGGTCGGCTGGGACGCGCTCGCCGACACCGTGCGGAAGGAGGCCGCCTACCGCTTCGCCCCGAAGTCGGCCGCGAAGGGCTACCCGTGGTCGGAGGTGCTGACGTACCCGCTGCTGGTGTGGGCGGCGCACCTGCCGCTGTCGCTGTTCGCGCTGCGGACGCTGCGGCGCGGGTTCGCCGCCCGCTGGGACGACCGCGGCCGGCTGCTGCTGGCCTTCCTCCACTGCTGGGCGTGGCCGAACCTCCTGTTCTGGGCGCTGGTGCCGAACCACAACGTCCGCTACGCGCTGCCGGTGAGCCCGGCACTGATGGGGCTCGGTGTGATGGGGCTGCTCGACTGGTGGTGCGCTCGCTCGGCGAGCGGCCGGCGTGAGCGGGCTGTTTCTGAGCGCGTCGATGACGCTCGACAACAGCCGGCTCACGCCGGCCGCTCGCCGGCTGTGCTCCTCGCCGCCTTCCTCGCGCTGTGGCTCGCCGCGAAGGTCGTGTTCGTCGAGGTCGTCGTCCCCCGCCGCACCGCCGGCCGCGACGCCGAAGCCACCGCCGCCGCCCTCCGCGAGTACGTCCCCGCTGGCGAGCCGCTGTATCTGCTCAAGCTGAAGGACGAGGGCGTCCTGTTCTACTACGGGCGCCCCAGCCGCAAGCTGAGCTCGCCCGCACAGCTTCCCCAGGGTGCCCACGTGGCCCTGATCGAGGCCGAGTGGCGCGAGTGGGAGGCCAACCGGACTGGTGAGCTTGTCCGGTGGATGTATGATCAGCAGGGTGACCCGTTGATCCTGGCCCGAGTGCTGCCCCCATGA
- the ald gene encoding alanine dehydrogenase encodes MIVGVPREVKADEYRVSLTPNGAEELSRAGHRVLVQTHAGDGSGISDEQYAAAGAEIVPATADVWGRANLIIKVKEPLPDEWPLMRPGQTLFTYFHFAADEKLTRAVMASGVTAVAYETIRDAKGGLPLLTPMSEVAGRMSIQEGAKFLERPFEGRGILLAGVPGVAPATVVVLGGGVVGANAARVAAGLGANVFLLDVNLDRLRYLDDVMPRNVTTLFSNRHNLLEVLPWADLVIGAVLIPGAKAPHLVRREDLKRMPPRAVVIDVAIDQGGCFETSRPTTHAKPTYMVDDIVHYCVTNMPGAVGRTSTYALTNATFPFALQLANKGADRAAHDNLGLAAGVSVRAGKVTNAAVAETFGYPLELL; translated from the coding sequence ATGATCGTCGGCGTGCCCCGCGAGGTGAAGGCGGACGAGTACCGCGTGTCGCTGACGCCCAACGGCGCCGAGGAACTGAGCCGCGCCGGCCACCGCGTGCTGGTTCAAACACACGCCGGCGACGGCAGCGGCATCAGCGACGAGCAGTACGCCGCCGCCGGCGCCGAGATCGTGCCCGCCACGGCCGACGTGTGGGGCCGCGCCAACCTCATCATCAAGGTGAAGGAGCCGCTGCCGGACGAGTGGCCGCTGATGCGCCCCGGGCAGACGCTGTTCACCTACTTCCACTTCGCCGCCGACGAGAAGCTGACCCGCGCCGTCATGGCGTCTGGCGTCACCGCCGTGGCCTACGAGACGATCCGCGACGCGAAGGGCGGTCTGCCGCTGCTGACGCCGATGAGCGAGGTCGCCGGCCGCATGAGCATCCAGGAAGGCGCGAAGTTTCTGGAACGCCCCTTCGAGGGCCGCGGCATTCTCCTCGCCGGCGTACCCGGCGTCGCCCCCGCGACGGTGGTGGTGCTCGGCGGCGGCGTGGTCGGCGCGAACGCGGCCCGCGTCGCGGCCGGGCTCGGGGCGAATGTCTTCCTCCTCGACGTGAACCTCGACCGCCTCCGCTACCTCGACGACGTGATGCCGCGGAACGTGACGACGCTGTTCTCGAACCGTCACAACCTGCTGGAAGTCCTGCCGTGGGCCGATCTGGTGATCGGGGCGGTGCTGATCCCCGGGGCGAAGGCGCCGCACCTGGTCCGCCGCGAGGATTTGAAGCGGATGCCGCCGCGGGCGGTGGTGATCGACGTGGCCATCGACCAGGGCGGCTGCTTCGAGACGAGCCGCCCGACGACGCACGCGAAACCGACGTACATGGTGGACGACATCGTCCACTACTGCGTGACGAACATGCCCGGCGCCGTGGGCCGCACCAGCACCTACGCCCTCACCAACGCGACGTTCCCGTTCGCGCTGCAACTGGCGAACAAGGGCGCCGACCGCGCCGCGCACGACAACCTCGGTTTGGCCGCGGGCGTGAGCGTCCGCGCGGGGAAGGTGACGAACGCGGCCGTGGCGGAGACGTTCGGATACCCTCTGGAACTGCTGTGA
- a CDS encoding oxidoreductase, whose product MARFFKYKSVAELVAENARLGTDLRFSDDLAPLAAPLSIGPRTAGNRWCIHPMEGCDGEPDGGPGELTFRRYVRFGDGGAKVIWGEACAVTDDGRMNPRQIWLADHTRDAFARMVAAHRAAHRAANGDDADLLFGLQLTHSGRYSYRRPLIATHDPLLVGRYKVAADTPLLTDDDLKRLVDDYVAAAKLAVAVGFDFLDVKQCHRYLLSELLGARNRPGPYGGSFENRTRLAREIIQAIKAAVPAHVVIATRMNGFDGVPFHKADSGDGEPDAFATPVVNGWGLNPDSPLTPDLTEPIRWVQEMRQLGVSLVNIALGNPYAQPHFGRPFEYPPPDGYESPEHPLLGVDRHFKIAGAIQAANPGLAVVGTGYSYLQEFLPQAGAANVRDGRISLVGVGRASLAQPDWVRQLRDHGRLDRKRVCRTFSYCTALMRAKDHPLGQYPTGCPPFDKDAYGDVWKEVQQLGRK is encoded by the coding sequence ATGGCCCGGTTCTTCAAGTACAAGTCGGTCGCCGAACTGGTCGCCGAGAACGCCCGCCTCGGCACCGACCTGCGCTTCTCCGACGACCTCGCGCCGCTAGCCGCGCCGCTGTCGATCGGCCCGCGCACGGCCGGGAACCGCTGGTGCATCCACCCCATGGAAGGCTGCGACGGCGAGCCCGACGGCGGGCCCGGCGAACTCACGTTCCGCCGCTACGTCCGCTTCGGCGACGGCGGGGCGAAGGTGATCTGGGGCGAGGCGTGCGCCGTCACCGACGACGGCCGCATGAACCCGCGGCAGATCTGGCTCGCCGACCACACCCGCGACGCCTTCGCCAGGATGGTCGCCGCCCACCGGGCCGCCCACCGGGCCGCGAACGGCGACGACGCCGACCTGCTGTTCGGCCTGCAACTGACGCACTCCGGCCGCTACAGCTACCGCCGCCCGCTCATCGCCACCCACGACCCGCTGCTCGTCGGCCGTTACAAGGTGGCCGCCGACACGCCGCTGCTCACCGACGACGACCTGAAGCGACTCGTGGACGACTACGTGGCCGCGGCGAAGCTGGCGGTCGCGGTCGGGTTCGACTTCCTCGACGTGAAGCAGTGTCACCGCTACCTGCTGAGCGAGTTGCTCGGCGCCCGCAACCGCCCCGGCCCCTACGGCGGCAGCTTCGAGAACCGCACCCGGTTGGCGCGCGAGATCATTCAGGCGATCAAGGCCGCGGTGCCGGCGCACGTCGTGATCGCCACGCGGATGAACGGCTTCGACGGCGTCCCGTTCCACAAGGCGGATAGCGGCGACGGCGAGCCGGACGCCTTCGCCACGCCCGTCGTCAACGGCTGGGGGCTGAACCCCGATTCGCCGCTGACGCCGGACCTGACGGAGCCGATCCGCTGGGTGCAGGAGATGCGGCAGCTCGGCGTGTCGCTGGTGAACATCGCCCTGGGGAACCCGTACGCGCAGCCGCACTTCGGCCGGCCGTTCGAGTACCCGCCGCCGGACGGGTACGAGTCGCCCGAGCACCCGCTCCTCGGCGTCGATCGGCACTTCAAGATCGCCGGCGCCATCCAGGCCGCGAACCCGGGGTTGGCGGTCGTGGGCACGGGCTACAGCTACCTCCAGGAGTTTCTGCCGCAGGCGGGTGCGGCGAACGTCCGTGACGGCCGCATCAGCCTGGTCGGCGTCGGCCGCGCGAGTCTGGCGCAGCCAGACTGGGTGCGGCAGCTCCGCGACCACGGCCGGCTCGACCGCAAGCGCGTGTGCCGGACGTTCAGCTACTGCACGGCGCTGATGCGGGCGAAGGACCACCCGCTCGGCCAGTACCCGACCGGCTGCCCGCCGTTCGACAAGGACGCCTACGGCGACGTGTGGAAGGAAGTCCAGCAACTCGGGCGGAAGTAG
- a CDS encoding MFS transporter, whose amino-acid sequence MVDHTAGGRAVPARLAAMMLLFYFGLGAWVPTLSTYLMSAPPRGGLNFTTQEVGWLYSSFAFGGMLAPLVIGLLTDRLFRAELVLGVSSLVCAGLLFAAATWCDENAPKAAAAYQAAAAREGPAPTPEQLDRVNDDADVRRAAAVTFGPLFGLMLTYCVFMQLAMTLTTVIGLRNLADPSHQFAGVRLYGTVGWILAGLAVGQFFRAVSSDVLYLAAAGSALVGAYAFTLPRTPPLGGGRSVADLFGLRALVLFRDRSFVVFVLVAFVTTAMNQFYVVYGHRYLTDHGVPNPVQMMTVAQVIEVGCMFCLPLLRPRDRMKGLMLVGLGGYALRGWVMAAGWTPAVVAVGVPMHGMGYTFFLLVASTYLDREAPPHLRASAQGIITFVSGGVGVWAGNAFAAAVVDRYRVGSAIDWHAVWLFPLVVCTAVVLAFALLFYPPPARDPQMEDASPDADDIDPTSR is encoded by the coding sequence GTGGTCGACCACACGGCGGGCGGGCGGGCGGTGCCGGCCCGGCTGGCGGCGATGATGCTGCTGTTCTACTTCGGCCTCGGGGCGTGGGTGCCCACCCTGTCCACGTACCTGATGTCCGCCCCGCCCCGCGGCGGCCTCAACTTCACCACGCAGGAAGTCGGCTGGCTGTACTCGTCGTTCGCGTTCGGCGGCATGCTCGCCCCGCTCGTCATCGGCCTGCTCACCGACCGGCTGTTCCGCGCGGAACTCGTGCTGGGCGTGTCCAGCCTCGTGTGCGCGGGGCTGCTGTTCGCCGCGGCGACGTGGTGCGACGAGAACGCCCCGAAGGCCGCCGCCGCGTACCAGGCCGCCGCCGCCCGCGAAGGTCCGGCGCCGACGCCCGAGCAACTCGACCGCGTGAACGACGACGCCGACGTGCGCCGCGCCGCGGCCGTCACCTTCGGCCCGCTGTTCGGGCTGATGCTCACGTACTGCGTGTTCATGCAGCTGGCGATGACGCTGACCACGGTCATCGGCCTGCGCAACCTCGCCGACCCGAGCCACCAGTTCGCCGGCGTCCGCCTGTACGGGACCGTCGGCTGGATTCTCGCGGGCCTCGCCGTGGGCCAGTTCTTCCGGGCGGTGTCGTCCGACGTGCTGTACCTGGCCGCGGCCGGGTCGGCGCTCGTCGGCGCGTACGCCTTCACGCTGCCGCGGACGCCGCCGCTCGGGGGCGGGCGGAGTGTCGCCGACCTGTTCGGGCTGCGGGCGCTGGTGCTGTTCCGCGACCGGTCGTTCGTGGTGTTCGTGCTGGTGGCGTTCGTGACCACGGCGATGAACCAGTTCTACGTCGTGTACGGCCACCGCTACCTGACCGACCACGGCGTGCCGAACCCCGTCCAGATGATGACGGTGGCCCAGGTGATCGAGGTGGGCTGCATGTTCTGCCTGCCGCTGCTCCGGCCGCGCGACCGGATGAAGGGGCTGATGCTGGTCGGGCTCGGCGGCTACGCCCTGCGCGGCTGGGTGATGGCGGCCGGGTGGACGCCGGCGGTCGTGGCGGTCGGCGTGCCGATGCACGGGATGGGCTACACGTTCTTCCTGCTGGTCGCCTCGACGTACCTGGACCGCGAGGCGCCGCCGCACCTGCGGGCGAGCGCGCAGGGGATCATCACGTTCGTCTCCGGCGGCGTCGGCGTGTGGGCGGGGAACGCCTTCGCCGCCGCCGTCGTGGACCGCTACCGCGTCGGCAGCGCGATCGACTGGCACGCCGTCTGGCTGTTCCCGCTCGTGGTGTGCACCGCCGTCGTGCTGGCGTTCGCGCTCCTCTTCTACCCGCCCCCGGCCCGTGACCCGCAGATGGAGGACGCGAGCCCGGACGCGGACGACATCGACCCCACGAGTCGGTGA